Proteins from a genomic interval of Niabella soli DSM 19437:
- a CDS encoding CinA family nicotinamide mononucleotide deamidase-related protein, which translates to MNASIITIGDELLIGQTIDTNSAFIAQEFNKVGIWVKRRVAVGDVAEDIAQALDEESGISQIIILTGGLGPTADDITKPLLNKYFGGKMTTDAAVAKHVEHLFHNVYRRPGPIDERNKKQAEVPDIAKVLHNARGSAPGMWFEKIVNNRNVVFVSLPGVPHEMQGLLIDEVLPRLRQHFKFPHIVHRTALTAGMGESMVAERLLDFEARLPQHVKLAYLPSYGMVKLRLTSQGTHAEKLDAAIDLYFDEMTALLQDILIAKTDQPVEALIGHLLLKENKTLATAESCTGGNIAHLITRVPGASKYYKGSIVSYSNEIKEALLNVEAGVLESDGAVSNATVQQMVKGALKQLGTDYAVATSGIMGPDGGTAQKPVGTVWLAAGSEDKIITKLIQLRFNREQNIETATLQALLLLRKVILNEI; encoded by the coding sequence ATGAACGCATCAATTATCACTATCGGAGATGAATTGCTGATCGGCCAAACCATTGATACCAACAGCGCCTTCATTGCACAGGAATTCAATAAGGTGGGCATCTGGGTAAAGCGGCGCGTTGCCGTAGGCGATGTTGCTGAAGATATTGCACAGGCGCTGGATGAAGAATCGGGGATCTCGCAGATCATTATCCTCACCGGCGGCCTGGGGCCTACCGCAGACGATATTACAAAGCCTTTGCTCAATAAATATTTTGGTGGCAAAATGACCACCGACGCTGCCGTGGCCAAACATGTAGAACACCTGTTCCATAACGTGTACCGCAGGCCCGGCCCCATTGATGAACGCAACAAAAAGCAGGCAGAAGTGCCCGACATAGCCAAAGTATTGCATAACGCACGCGGCTCGGCACCGGGTATGTGGTTCGAAAAGATCGTGAACAACCGGAACGTCGTATTCGTTTCTTTGCCCGGCGTGCCGCATGAAATGCAGGGGCTTCTTATTGACGAAGTGCTTCCCCGGCTGCGACAACATTTTAAATTCCCGCATATCGTGCACCGCACGGCGCTGACCGCAGGCATGGGCGAATCGATGGTAGCAGAACGCCTCCTGGATTTTGAAGCCCGGCTCCCGCAACACGTTAAACTGGCTTACCTGCCTTCTTATGGGATGGTAAAATTACGCCTGACCAGCCAGGGCACTCATGCAGAAAAATTAGATGCCGCAATAGATCTGTATTTTGATGAAATGACTGCATTGCTGCAGGACATCCTGATTGCAAAAACAGACCAGCCGGTTGAAGCCCTTATCGGGCACTTGTTGTTAAAAGAAAATAAAACGCTGGCCACCGCCGAAAGCTGCACCGGGGGAAATATTGCGCACCTCATTACCCGCGTACCCGGCGCCTCAAAATATTATAAAGGCAGCATCGTTTCCTATTCCAATGAAATAAAAGAGGCATTACTGAATGTAGAAGCAGGCGTCCTGGAAAGTGACGGCGCGGTAAGCAATGCCACGGTACAACAAATGGTTAAAGGCGCCTTAAAACAATTGGGAACCGATTATGCAGTGGCAACCTCGGGCATAATGGGTCCTGATGGCGGCACTGCGCAAAAGCCGGTGGGCACCGTTTGGTTGGCCGCGGGCAGTGAAGATAAGATCATTACCAAATTGATACAACTCCGTTTCAACCGGGAACAAAATATTGAAACCGCAACGCTACAGGCATTGCTGCTGTTACGCAAAGTGATCCTTAACGAAATTTAG
- a CDS encoding VIT1/CCC1 transporter family protein, translated as MHRHLQFEEHYVNRSGWLRAAVLGANDGILSTSSLVIGIAAATDLRNAIVLAALAGIVAGAFSMAAGEYVSVSSQSDIETADLVRERRELETMPEAELGELAKIYEGRGLQPGLALEVAKALTEHNALEAHAKDELGINEITQAKPFQAALASGASFISGGLLPLLVALFAPVKNMILFEYVCSILFLAVAGVIAARAGGSSVIKGMLRVCFWGTVAMGASALVGYLFGVHTS; from the coding sequence ATGCATAGACACCTGCAATTTGAAGAGCATTATGTAAACCGGAGCGGCTGGCTGCGTGCGGCTGTGCTGGGCGCCAATGACGGCATTTTGTCTACCTCAAGCCTGGTGATTGGTATTGCAGCGGCCACCGATTTAAGGAACGCGATCGTATTGGCGGCGCTTGCGGGCATTGTAGCCGGCGCTTTTTCAATGGCTGCGGGAGAATATGTTTCGGTAAGTTCTCAATCGGATATTGAAACAGCAGACCTGGTGCGGGAACGGCGGGAGCTGGAAACGATGCCCGAAGCGGAACTGGGGGAACTGGCTAAGATATACGAGGGGCGCGGATTGCAGCCCGGGCTGGCGCTGGAGGTGGCCAAAGCCCTTACAGAACATAATGCCCTGGAAGCCCATGCAAAAGATGAACTGGGTATTAATGAAATAACACAGGCCAAACCTTTCCAGGCGGCGCTGGCTTCAGGTGCTTCGTTTATTTCGGGAGGATTGTTGCCGCTGCTGGTGGCACTGTTTGCACCCGTTAAGAACATGATTTTATTTGAGTACGTATGTTCTATATTATTTCTGGCCGTTGCCGGAGTCATCGCTGCCCGCGCCGGCGGTTCCAGTGTTATAAAGGGAATGCTGCGGGTGTGTTTTTGGGGCACGGTGGCCATGGGGGCATCGGCATTGGTAGGTTATTTGTTTGGCGTGCATACGAGCTGA
- a CDS encoding HD domain-containing protein: protein MKQIYSLVNRNEMNNKEQVINNTVLFVQQELSNAEGGHDWFHIERVWKTAKQIAVSEKADPFIVELGALLHDIADAKFHNGNESIGPEKARAFLETQEVDAATITAVENIIKYISFKTSYAANSYQSPELNIVQDADRLDAIGAIGIARAFNYGGFKNRKLYDPAIPPAVYQTPEAYKKNEAPTLNHFYEKLFHLKAKMNTTAGRKMAEARHQFMEAFIARFYKEWNGEA, encoded by the coding sequence ATGAAACAGATATATTCGCTTGTTAATAGAAACGAGATGAACAATAAAGAACAGGTCATAAATAATACGGTGCTGTTTGTGCAACAGGAATTAAGCAATGCCGAAGGCGGCCACGACTGGTTTCATATTGAGCGCGTATGGAAAACCGCGAAACAGATTGCGGTATCGGAAAAAGCAGACCCCTTCATTGTTGAGCTGGGCGCCCTGCTGCATGATATTGCAGATGCTAAATTTCATAACGGCAATGAAAGCATCGGACCTGAAAAAGCAAGAGCTTTTCTTGAAACGCAAGAGGTGGATGCCGCCACCATTACGGCGGTGGAAAACATCATTAAATATATTTCCTTTAAAACAAGTTATGCGGCGAACAGCTATCAATCCCCCGAGCTCAACATCGTACAGGACGCAGACCGGCTGGACGCTATAGGAGCTATTGGCATTGCCCGGGCTTTTAACTATGGAGGCTTTAAGAACCGCAAACTTTACGACCCGGCAATTCCTCCCGCGGTGTACCAGACTCCGGAAGCATATAAAAAGAACGAAGCGCCGACCCTCAATCATTTCTATGAAAAATTATTTCACCTGAAAGCTAAAATGAACACAACGGCTGGAAGAAAAATGGCGGAAGCGCGCCATCAGTTTATGGAGGCCTTTATTGCCCGGTTTTATAAAGAGTGGAACGGGGAAGCATAA
- a CDS encoding 5' nucleotidase, NT5C type, producing MQRLIVDMDGVLADVYSQFRKFETDELGAVQPDRDLLGKTEREAYKNVRVYVNSPGFFLNAPVMPGSVGVMEQLNRNYELFIVSSAMEFPLSLYEKYQWLQQHFPFLSWQQIVLCGSKQVIAGDIMLDDHFKNLDHFKGKTILFSQPHNMLKDPGSHTRVKDWREVAHLLLPH from the coding sequence ATGCAGCGTTTAATAGTAGATATGGATGGCGTGCTGGCGGATGTGTACAGCCAGTTCAGGAAGTTCGAAACTGACGAGCTGGGCGCAGTTCAGCCCGACCGGGATCTGCTGGGAAAGACTGAAAGAGAAGCTTATAAAAACGTAAGGGTGTATGTAAATTCACCGGGCTTTTTTTTGAATGCGCCTGTAATGCCCGGAAGCGTTGGCGTAATGGAACAACTCAATAGGAACTATGAGCTGTTCATCGTTTCATCTGCTATGGAATTCCCCTTAAGCCTTTATGAAAAATACCAATGGCTGCAGCAACATTTTCCTTTTCTTTCCTGGCAGCAAATAGTGCTCTGTGGTTCTAAACAGGTTATTGCCGGGGATATTATGCTGGACGATCATTTTAAGAACCTGGATCATTTTAAAGGCAAGACTATTCTCTTTTCCCAACCGCATAATATGCTGAAGGACCCGGGGAGTCATACCCGGGTAAAGGATTGGCGCGAGGTTGCGCACCTGTTGCTTCCGCACTAA
- a CDS encoding DUF3810 domain-containing protein: MICLILQNYQNHNTFVLMNRSRGKKWIILVVLALIIKVLSLFPAQIEKFYTQGFYSGVSKSLRFLFGWLPFSIGDVLYTGLIILVIVLLARVIKRLLKGKLRSIRWGKHLNNTLLAMLGLYIIFYALWGLNYSRPGIEKQFGLNVAHITVKDLDTLVQTLHARINRDAAAMTVRDRDSLLNTRFLFKQSNVAYRVAKKEYPFLNNTPVSVKPSLFSEAMNYIGIQGYYNPFSGEAQVNTTIPVFLLPSVVTHEIGHQVGYAKESEANFMSFLTSRKHPSIHFQYSTDFVMYLYAASELYRLDSVKVKQYDSTLHPQVKKDIKTYIGFYKKYQNRIEPVIHWLYGNYLRANNQPSGNRSYDEVVIWLIGWYRKYGREAI; this comes from the coding sequence ATGATATGCTTAATATTGCAAAACTACCAGAATCATAATACATTTGTTTTGATGAACCGCAGCCGGGGAAAAAAATGGATCATACTCGTTGTACTCGCCCTTATTATTAAGGTGCTATCCCTTTTTCCCGCCCAGATAGAAAAATTTTATACGCAGGGCTTTTATAGCGGCGTATCAAAAAGCCTGCGTTTTTTGTTTGGCTGGCTGCCCTTTAGCATTGGAGATGTTTTGTATACCGGCCTAATAATCCTGGTGATTGTTTTGTTGGCGCGCGTTATAAAAAGATTGCTTAAAGGAAAGCTTCGCAGCATTCGATGGGGCAAACATTTGAACAACACGCTTCTTGCAATGCTCGGCTTGTATATTATTTTCTACGCCCTTTGGGGATTGAATTATAGTCGTCCGGGCATTGAAAAGCAGTTTGGGTTAAATGTTGCGCATATTACGGTAAAAGACCTGGATACCCTGGTACAGACATTACACGCACGCATCAACAGGGATGCCGCCGCAATGACCGTCAGGGACAGAGATTCCTTACTTAATACGCGTTTTCTTTTTAAGCAAAGTAATGTGGCGTACCGGGTCGCAAAGAAGGAGTATCCTTTTTTAAATAATACCCCGGTTTCAGTGAAGCCTTCTTTATTTAGTGAAGCCATGAATTATATTGGGATCCAGGGCTACTATAACCCGTTTTCGGGAGAAGCACAGGTGAATACCACCATTCCGGTTTTTTTATTACCGTCGGTTGTAACGCATGAAATAGGGCACCAGGTGGGCTACGCAAAAGAAAGCGAAGCGAACTTTATGAGCTTCCTGACCAGCCGGAAACATCCTTCTATTCATTTTCAGTATTCAACGGATTTTGTGATGTACCTGTATGCGGCAAGTGAGTTATATCGCCTGGACTCTGTAAAAGTGAAACAATACGACAGCACCCTTCATCCGCAGGTAAAAAAAGACATAAAGACGTATATCGGCTTTTATAAAAAATACCAGAACCGGATTGAACCGGTTATTCACTGGTTGTATGGAAATTATCTGCGGGCTAATAACCAACCCTCGGGGAACCGTTCTTATGATGAGGTAGTGATCTGGCTGATCGGGTGGTACCGGAAATACGGGCGGGAGGCGATCTGA
- a CDS encoding carboxylesterase/lipase family protein, translating into MYKTIAVIIACSFFSLQTIAQTPTSTPVQVRVQNGTLEGFTDVKTGLNLFLGVPFAQPPTGPLRWKAPQPLQHWSGVRSAKKFGPRPVQTNVFGDMIYRSDSTSEDCLYLNIWAPANKGKKLPVLVYFYGGGFVAGESSEPRYDGAAMAQKGIIAITVNYRLNIFGFFAHPELSKEAPYKASGNYGLLDQQAALKWVHDNIAAFGGDPQKVTIAGESAGSISVSTQMASPLSKGLFAGAIGESGAAIYPTLAPVPLDSAEHIGQTFAAKNGLHSLNELRNLSTEALFSLYNTSKRFGFPLVLDGYFLPQTLPELFEQHRQSMVPLLVGWNSAESGEAGFLRGRQPTEENFMAAVKENFPADYEKILAAYPHKTETAIRQSAANIASDRFIVFSTWKWFDLHRKNSSQKIYRYLFSKIAPNNLPPDKQPIGAAHASEIPYCMGNLYLLPKIKWTPDDYKTSETLFNYFANFIIKGDPNGTGLPHWSAIKAGDAAPPVMDITTSSKQIHPSDQRFHFWEAYLKKQRKK; encoded by the coding sequence ATGTATAAAACGATTGCTGTTATAATAGCCTGTAGCTTTTTTTCATTGCAGACCATCGCACAGACGCCAACCTCCACGCCGGTACAGGTGCGGGTTCAAAACGGAACGCTGGAAGGATTTACAGACGTAAAAACCGGGTTAAATCTTTTCCTGGGCGTCCCCTTTGCGCAGCCGCCTACAGGGCCCCTTCGATGGAAAGCACCGCAACCCTTGCAGCACTGGAGCGGCGTGCGCTCCGCAAAAAAGTTCGGACCGAGGCCCGTTCAAACCAATGTATTTGGCGACATGATCTACCGCTCCGATAGTACGAGCGAAGACTGCCTGTACCTGAATATCTGGGCGCCCGCCAACAAAGGAAAAAAGCTTCCGGTACTGGTTTATTTTTACGGAGGAGGTTTTGTCGCAGGCGAATCATCGGAACCAAGATACGATGGCGCTGCCATGGCGCAAAAAGGCATCATCGCCATTACCGTTAATTATCGCCTGAATATCTTTGGCTTCTTTGCACACCCCGAGCTTAGTAAAGAAGCCCCGTACAAGGCATCTGGTAACTATGGTTTGCTGGATCAGCAGGCCGCATTAAAATGGGTGCATGATAATATTGCCGCCTTCGGCGGCGATCCTCAGAAGGTCACCATTGCCGGAGAGTCTGCCGGTTCCATTTCCGTAAGCACACAAATGGCATCGCCTTTATCAAAAGGACTGTTCGCCGGCGCCATCGGCGAAAGCGGCGCCGCTATCTATCCTACCCTGGCTCCCGTTCCACTGGATTCAGCAGAGCATATCGGGCAAACATTTGCAGCTAAAAATGGGTTACATTCTTTAAACGAATTGCGCAACCTTTCTACAGAAGCGCTTTTCAGCTTATACAATACTTCAAAACGGTTCGGCTTCCCGCTGGTACTGGATGGTTATTTCCTTCCCCAAACACTTCCTGAATTATTTGAACAGCACCGGCAATCGATGGTACCCTTGTTGGTAGGATGGAATTCAGCCGAATCCGGCGAGGCGGGGTTCCTCCGGGGACGGCAACCTACCGAAGAAAATTTTATGGCAGCAGTAAAGGAAAACTTTCCTGCCGATTATGAAAAAATACTCGCGGCGTATCCTCATAAAACGGAAACAGCAATCCGGCAGTCCGCAGCCAATATAGCTTCCGATCGCTTTATTGTTTTCAGTACCTGGAAATGGTTCGACCTGCATCGAAAAAACAGCAGTCAAAAAATATACCGGTACCTGTTCAGCAAAATAGCTCCTAATAATTTACCGCCCGACAAGCAACCCATCGGGGCTGCACATGCCAGCGAGATCCCCTATTGTATGGGCAACCTTTACCTGTTACCAAAAATCAAATGGACACCGGACGATTATAAAACATCCGAAACCCTGTTTAATTATTTTGCAAACTTTATAATAAAAGGAGATCCGAATGGCACGGGGTTGCCCCATTGGTCAGCTATAAAAGCCGGAGATGCAGCGCCGCCCGTAATGGATATTACTACCAGCAGTAAACAGATCCATCCTTCAGACCAACGTTTTCATTTCTGGGAGGCTTATTTAAAAAAGCAACGCAAAAAATAG
- a CDS encoding GNAT family N-acetyltransferase, with the protein MEVLIRAERAEDLKAIATINEAAFGRVEEANLINQLRHSKAFIPELSLVAENHLEILGHILFTKIKIIDSLNHCHQSLALAPIAVATMHQNQGIGAALINEGLNRAREIGYLSVIVVGHETYYPRFGFTPASQWHITAPFDVPDEAFMAVELVENGLKHVSGMVVYAKEFEAV; encoded by the coding sequence ATGGAAGTGTTGATCCGGGCGGAGCGGGCAGAAGATCTTAAAGCCATTGCTACTATCAATGAAGCTGCTTTTGGCAGGGTGGAGGAAGCCAATCTTATTAACCAGCTTAGACACAGCAAGGCCTTCATTCCAGAGCTGTCCCTGGTTGCTGAAAACCATTTAGAAATACTGGGCCATATTTTATTTACAAAAATTAAGATCATTGACAGTTTAAACCATTGTCATCAAAGTTTGGCACTGGCTCCCATAGCTGTGGCTACGATGCATCAAAACCAGGGGATTGGCGCTGCTTTAATAAACGAAGGTTTGAACCGCGCCCGGGAAATCGGCTATCTTTCGGTCATAGTAGTGGGGCATGAGACCTATTATCCGCGTTTTGGATTCACTCCGGCATCGCAGTGGCATATCACCGCTCCGTTTGACGTACCCGACGAAGCATTTATGGCCGTGGAGCTGGTGGAGAACGGTTTGAAACACGTTTCGGGAATGGTGGTATATGCCAAAGAATTTGAAGCCGTATAG
- a CDS encoding GNAT family N-acetyltransferase → MKIEPVIVTLKNNITVTIRAAVKADAEAVLEAGWRYLEESPYLITTVNEFNFTKQQEQAWIRSLNEKENSLLIVAVYNTKIIGSLNLSGEARSKVYHNATLGIALRKDWQNIGLGTALLQTALNWAQQKAILKNIWLNVHATNERAIALYKKMGFKEAGFQQNYIKEADGSFTDNKLMGLALQ, encoded by the coding sequence ATGAAAATTGAACCGGTTATTGTTACGCTAAAAAATAATATTACCGTTACCATAAGAGCCGCAGTGAAGGCAGATGCAGAAGCAGTGCTGGAAGCGGGTTGGCGGTACCTGGAGGAAAGCCCTTACCTGATCACCACTGTTAATGAATTTAACTTTACCAAACAACAGGAACAGGCCTGGATCCGCAGCCTGAATGAAAAAGAGAACAGCCTTTTGATCGTAGCCGTTTATAACACAAAAATCATCGGCAGTCTGAACCTCAGCGGGGAAGCCCGGAGCAAGGTTTACCATAATGCCACCCTGGGCATTGCCCTGCGGAAGGACTGGCAAAATATTGGCCTGGGAACCGCTTTGCTGCAAACGGCTCTTAACTGGGCACAACAAAAAGCCATTCTTAAGAACATCTGGCTCAACGTGCATGCCACCAATGAACGCGCCATAGCCTTATATAAAAAAATGGGATTTAAGGAAGCCGGCTTTCAGCAAAATTATATCAAAGAGGCGGATGGCAGTTTTACTGATAATAAATTAATGGGCTTGGCATTGCAATGA
- a CDS encoding FMN-binding negative transcriptional regulator — protein MYIPAFNKMTDPDAIISFIKRFSFGTIITTEATGRPVATHLPFLIEKTATGLFLLSHFAKANPQWQQIAANKNILVIFSEPHAYISPTHYEQALSVPTWNYITVHLYGQGEVITDPQQVTELLDRTVENYEPAYKPTHDALPKDFIQKMSKGIVAFKIQVTDIQAKEKLSQNKTKREQEKIIRTLSASPLTTEQDIAKYMRERL, from the coding sequence ATGTACATACCTGCTTTTAATAAAATGACAGACCCTGATGCAATTATCAGTTTTATAAAACGGTTTTCATTTGGCACCATTATAACCACTGAGGCAACCGGAAGGCCCGTGGCAACACATCTTCCTTTTTTAATTGAAAAAACAGCAACGGGCCTGTTCCTGTTATCCCATTTTGCAAAGGCTAACCCGCAATGGCAACAGATCGCAGCTAATAAAAACATCCTGGTTATTTTCAGTGAACCTCATGCGTATATTTCCCCTACGCATTATGAGCAGGCCCTCAGCGTGCCTACCTGGAATTATATTACCGTTCATCTTTACGGACAGGGAGAAGTGATCACCGATCCACAGCAAGTAACGGAGCTCCTGGATCGTACCGTTGAAAATTACGAGCCGGCGTATAAACCTACTCATGATGCATTGCCCAAAGATTTTATCCAGAAGATGAGCAAGGGAATTGTTGCCTTCAAAATTCAGGTAACCGATATACAGGCCAAGGAAAAATTAAGTCAGAATAAAACAAAAAGAGAGCAGGAAAAAATCATTCGAACCCTTTCTGCCAGCCCGTTGACTACGGAACAGGATATTGCAAAATATATGCGGGAAAGACTTTGA
- a CDS encoding Panacea domain-containing protein — protein sequence MIDFPFNREKAINAMLHICNSLGGTWDKYSLLKILYFAEQKHLAKYGRPITGDNIVAMEYGPVPSISYDEVKYSKVNPHFFSITDNIVTAKSIADLDLLSASDLECLNESIEENKHLSFGDLKAKSHDKAYNWTIQNLGENQTIPYIEIAKAIGATNEMIEFIRLTSENFNFTFNEKHDW from the coding sequence ATGATAGACTTTCCCTTTAACAGAGAAAAGGCAATTAACGCCATGTTGCATATCTGCAATTCGTTAGGTGGAACCTGGGATAAATATTCTTTATTAAAAATCTTATATTTTGCTGAACAAAAGCATTTGGCAAAATATGGCCGACCGATTACCGGCGACAACATTGTTGCAATGGAATACGGGCCTGTTCCTTCAATATCCTACGATGAGGTCAAATATTCAAAAGTCAATCCTCATTTTTTTTCAATTACTGATAATATTGTGACGGCAAAATCAATCGCAGATCTGGATTTATTATCCGCATCAGACTTAGAATGCCTGAATGAATCTATTGAAGAAAATAAACATCTTTCATTCGGCGATTTAAAAGCAAAATCGCATGACAAGGCTTATAACTGGACCATTCAAAATCTTGGAGAAAATCAAACTATTCCCTACATAGAAATTGCTAAAGCAATTGGCGCAACTAATGAAATGATCGAATTTATCAGGCTAACCTCAGAAAATTTTAATTTCACCTTTAATGAAAAACACGATTGGTGA
- a CDS encoding NAD(P)/FAD-dependent oxidoreductase produces the protein MNKKKIIIVGQGISGTFLSWFCYTTGIDFIVIDAEKENTPSRVAAGIINPVTGRRVVKVWLDDILLPFAEKAYAAIGSFLGINAITQTSIVEFFPNPFMRESFLKRLSEKEDYIRLFDDDRAFTPYFNFEFGAGSVEPAYIVNMAALLPAWRNFLKTEHKLIEKSFDHSLLKTTAANVQYESFQADTVIFCDGAAGAANPYFSLLPFSLNKGEAIIIEAPELPADHLYKKSLLLAPLQEPGLFWTGTNYTWEFDNENPTKEFYASITGALKQWLKVPFKIVGHKAAIRPATMERRPFAGFHPVHKNVGILNGMGSKGCSLAPYFAYQLVENIARQQPLLKEADIARFQRILSRTV, from the coding sequence GTGAACAAAAAGAAAATTATTATCGTTGGCCAGGGTATCAGCGGCACTTTTCTTTCCTGGTTTTGTTATACTACCGGGATCGATTTCATCGTAATAGATGCGGAAAAAGAAAATACACCCTCCCGCGTGGCGGCCGGCATCATCAATCCCGTTACCGGACGGCGGGTAGTGAAGGTTTGGCTGGACGACATCCTGCTGCCCTTTGCTGAAAAGGCCTACGCGGCTATCGGCAGTTTCCTGGGGATCAATGCCATTACCCAAACTTCTATTGTTGAGTTTTTTCCCAATCCGTTTATGCGGGAAAGTTTTTTAAAAAGGCTTTCAGAAAAGGAAGACTATATCCGGCTGTTCGACGACGACCGGGCATTTACGCCCTATTTCAATTTTGAATTTGGCGCAGGCAGCGTCGAGCCGGCCTATATTGTAAATATGGCGGCCTTGCTACCGGCGTGGAGGAATTTTCTGAAGACGGAGCATAAACTCATTGAAAAGTCTTTTGATCATTCTTTATTAAAGACCACCGCTGCAAACGTACAATATGAATCCTTTCAGGCGGATACAGTTATTTTTTGCGACGGAGCGGCAGGGGCTGCCAATCCCTATTTCTCTTTATTGCCTTTCTCGCTGAACAAGGGAGAAGCAATAATTATAGAAGCGCCGGAATTGCCCGCCGACCATCTTTATAAGAAATCATTACTATTAGCTCCGTTACAGGAACCAGGCCTGTTTTGGACCGGCACCAATTATACCTGGGAATTTGACAATGAAAACCCTACCAAAGAATTTTATGCATCCATCACCGGCGCACTGAAACAATGGCTGAAAGTGCCTTTTAAAATTGTTGGCCACAAAGCTGCCATACGTCCGGCTACCATGGAGCGACGGCCGTTTGCGGGGTTTCACCCGGTTCATAAAAATGTGGGCATCCTGAACGGGATGGGCTCCAAGGGCTGCTCACTGGCGCCCTATTTCGCCTATCAATTGGTTGAAAATATTGCCCGGCAACAACCTTTGCTGAAAGAGGCCGATATTGCCCGCTTTCAGCGGATCTTAAGTCGCACCGTATAA
- a CDS encoding methionine aminotransferase, translating to MALRTKHTAAPLNIFTIMSALAKKEQAYNLSQGLPDYPVAPELGEFLKEAVTNGYNQYAPMPGLVELREQIAVYFNRIYHSDYCHANNITITPGATYGLFTAFATILEQGDEVIYLEPAFDCYLPAIEINGGIPVCVRLDAARNFEIDWQKIKDAVTSKTKVILINTPHNPTGTVWSKNDWDTLADLISDKNIYVVSDEVYNTILFDGQQHIPGYLQERLRNRVISVYSFGKMYHITGWKVGFCIAAEHITNAFRSIHQYLTFSVNTPAQYALARYLELHRPDDEASVFLQKKRDLLIRGLSGSKFKLNGTTKGSYFQLFDYSALSDLPDIAFAQWLATRHKVATIPLSAFYKTPPGISQVRFSFAKEDAVIKAATDILAGL from the coding sequence ATGGCATTACGCACCAAACATACAGCAGCTCCACTAAATATATTTACCATCATGTCGGCCCTGGCCAAAAAAGAACAGGCCTATAACTTATCACAGGGGTTACCCGACTACCCGGTGGCCCCGGAACTCGGCGAATTTTTAAAAGAAGCCGTTACCAACGGCTACAACCAATATGCTCCTATGCCGGGCCTGGTGGAATTACGGGAGCAGATCGCCGTTTATTTCAACCGTATTTATCATTCGGACTATTGCCATGCAAATAATATTACCATCACGCCAGGGGCTACCTATGGCCTTTTTACGGCGTTTGCAACGATCCTGGAGCAAGGCGACGAGGTCATTTACCTGGAACCCGCTTTTGATTGTTACCTCCCTGCCATAGAGATCAACGGCGGTATTCCCGTTTGCGTGCGGCTGGATGCGGCCCGTAATTTTGAGATCGACTGGCAAAAAATAAAAGACGCTGTCACTTCCAAAACGAAGGTCATCCTGATTAACACGCCTCACAATCCCACGGGAACTGTTTGGTCAAAAAACGACTGGGACACACTGGCGGATCTGATCAGCGATAAAAATATTTATGTCGTTTCCGACGAAGTGTATAACACCATCCTGTTCGATGGCCAGCAACATATTCCGGGTTATTTACAGGAGCGGTTACGCAACAGGGTCATCTCCGTTTATTCTTTTGGGAAAATGTATCATATCACCGGTTGGAAAGTTGGCTTCTGTATTGCAGCCGAGCACATCACCAATGCCTTCCGTTCTATTCACCAATACCTGACTTTTAGCGTGAATACACCGGCGCAATACGCATTGGCACGCTACCTGGAGCTGCACCGGCCAGATGATGAAGCATCCGTCTTTCTTCAGAAAAAGCGCGACTTGCTGATCAGGGGGCTGTCCGGTTCAAAATTCAAACTCAATGGTACCACAAAGGGTAGTTATTTTCAACTTTTTGATTACAGTGCGCTCAGCGACCTGCCCGACATCGCTTTCGCGCAATGGCTGGCCACCAGGCACAAGGTAGCCACGATCCCGTTAAGCGCCTTTTACAAGACGCCGCCAGGCATCTCACAGGTACGATTCAGTTTTGCAAAAGAGGATGCAGTCATAAAAGCCGCTACGGATATTCTTGCCGGATTATAA